One Papaver somniferum cultivar HN1 unplaced genomic scaffold, ASM357369v1 unplaced-scaffold_135, whole genome shotgun sequence genomic window, catcgtgtcaACCAGACGATCaggactcggcctcgggtgaagaactatcaaagACCAAGACTCTATCGGCCATACCAGAAAGATGGGCGAGTGCCAACACAGGCCAGATAGGGAACATCTAaactgatgtaatgtgaccaacattgtaattttgttgtatgtcgaccttggcctataaatacaaggattggtcgagagagagagggagGTTGAAGGAGAGGGAAACAAGACACTacatttgagagtttgagagttacaccatttgagaaggaaagaacaccttgtaatcaaagaaaagaaataataacattcatcctttcaccccgtggacgtaggtaatcataccgaactacgtatatctttgtgtctaTGTTTGTTGAACATCTTTACTTAGTTTAATTCATCTTCTATAccattggatgtagtgtgtggttttatgccactacacTTTGTATAGATTTTGAGTTGAGTTTTATTTCTAAACAATTAAATTTATATATGGGTTGAAATCTTTCTCTCTGGAAATTAACAATCAGGGTTCGTACTTTGTAAGAAAGTAAATTGTGAAGATCCAAATAATTAGAGTACTAGTTCAATCTCATGAAAGCAAGGAAATGAAGGCATTTGGTGCATTTGGTACTAGTTCCCGGCTGGTGCACTCTAATTTTAGCAAAATGTGGTGCTGCTAGAGACTTTGAAGGCATTTGGACTGAAAACATGCCTAGTTTTATTAGTTTTGAATTCAACAATGATGTAATGGGTGTTACTTCACCAAGACGTATCAGTTGTGGCTTCCCTTAGTCTTTTTTAAGGGGgacatcttataaaaaaaaaaaaaaggagtttcatgaaaaaGCAAAATTATATCGTTTTGCATTCAACGCCGTTACAAGTATAAATTAGAGACCATTGTTCCTAACTTGTTATTGTTGAGGTGAGTTGATACGTCTTTTTTTTGCTCGGTAAACGATACACAAGTGATAAGAGAAATCTAAAACTCAACTCTCCATCTACCTTAATTAATtatagtactccctccgttccgatTTACTTGACATTGTAGAGTTTTTCACGGATATTAAGAAATAACagagagaataatttttttcctATAATACCCATATTAATTCCTAATTAAAATATTAAATAACCTAGATTTGTGGTTCTTGAAAATACGAAATTTATCAATCCCGTAGTAATGTATACTTGGGATGTACAACTGATTATTCATCCAAATCTTTACTTTTGATTTAACCAAATATTCCCTCCAATTCTAGATTCAATCAAATGAAAGTGGATAAGCCAAATACTCCCTCCAAGTCCAAGGGTCCTGATCAGAGCAAAATATTCCCTCCAAGAATTTTGATTGGTGCAAATATTCCCTCCTATCATTTTGATTGGACCAAATATTCCTCCAAGGATTCTGATTGGACCAAATATTTTTCGAAGGATTCTGATTGGACCAAATATTCCctccaaatccaattcctaaaatTACACAGGTGTAGAATGAAGCGTCACTTGAAAATCTATACACGGAAAATTCCCTCAAATATTTTGCCTAAATTTTCGTTTGAAAACTTAatcaaaatttaaatttttttaaccAAAATTATTTCGCTCGTGTTCTTTTCAATTCGTTTATAAAACCCAATTGTTCTTTCACCTCTTCCAATtccttatgtttattttttcctCTTCCCTTTAGCATGGATATTTCCATGGAAAATACTCAAGCTTATCTTTCTTTATCAAATTCTGTTGTTGAAGAAACTAGTGATGAAGAGGTAGTATCCAATACTAGTGATGAAGATGCAGTACCAAGTGATGACGACATGGTTCTTAATAATCCAATAATAAGAACATCAAGAGAACTCAAAAATGAGGAACGTTTAGGTATCTATCAATACCTGTTAACCCATAGCAATAATGAAAGAGTTGAACGAGGTTCCATACAAAGAGTTGCTACTATATTCAAGACTTCTGTTTCGATTGTTTCTCGCATTTGGAatcgatcaaaagaaaatcaaaacccaaacatGCCTGCTGATGTATCTTCTAGGAAGCCAACAAGAGTTGGTCGCAAACGTGTGGAAATCGATAGAGACAGGGTACTAGCAGTTCCATTGAATCGTCGTACTTGTCTTTGCACATTAGCGGCAGAAATAGAGATGTCAACAACAACATTGCATAGGAGGGTAAAAGAAGGCAAAGTCAAGCCACACACAAGTGCAGTAAGACCAGCTTTGAAAGACGATGGAAAAATCAAGAGGTTAAACTACTGTATTGACATGCTTGATACAAGTACTTTTGATTCTAAACCAATGTTTAAGGATATGTATGATTACGTGCATATTGATGAAAAGTGGTTTAACATGACAAAAATTTCGCAAAGATATTATCTTCTTCCCGATGAACCCAAACCTCATCGTGAGTGTCAAAAGAGATTTATTCCTAAGATTATGTTTACAGCTGCAGTTGCACGTCCGCAATATGATTCCTCAGGGAAtctaatttttgatggaagaattGGTATATGGGCAATGGTTAAAGTGCCGGCAGCAAGAAACAGTAAGAATAGGAAAGCCGGTACACTTGAAACCAAACCCATTGATCCAGTTGATAAAAAggttttaatggagtttttaATCGGCAAAGTCCTACCGGCAATTCGTGCTAAATGGCCTACCGGGAATACACGTACCATTTATATTCAGCAAGATAACGCGAAGCCTCATATTTCGAAGGATGACAGAAAAATTTAAGAATGTGGCATCAATCGACGGGTTCGATATTCAACTGAAGAATCAGCCTCCAAATAGTCCAGATATGAATACTTTGGACCTCGGCTACTTCAATACACTTCAGAGTATACAACATCGTCAAAGAATGAATAATATTGATGAGCTTATTGCCGCGGTAGAAAAGGCTTACAACGATATGGAACCACGCATTATCAATAAGGTCTTCTTGACCCACCAATTATGCATGTCGGAGGTTATGAAAGCTCGTGGAGAAATCCGTTATGGTTTGTCGCACATCGGGAAGGACAAGTTAGAGCGTGAAGGTAATCTTCCTATGAGGATTGAAGTGGATAGTGCTTTGCTTCACGACGTATTGGTGGAACTTAACAGGATGCCTGAATTCTGGTCCACTCTTGAACGAACATGGTGGGTTCAAGTTTGGAGTCCAGAAGTGAAAATCTTAATGAAAATCTTAATCCAGAAGTATGATGGATTCAAGTTTAGTGTCAGGTCATGAGTGCACTATTTTGTGTGTCACTGTTGCTTTTCTTGCTTTTGGTAAGGTCTAGTTTTATTTTGATGCTTAGTGTGTGTTAGAGTTTCCGTATTTAAGTTTTTATGATGGTCTAAGTTCATTTAGATGTTTAGTGTTTGTTTTCATTAAGTTGCAGTAATGTAATCGAGTCAGGCAGTATTGTACTCAAAAAATGGTTGGAGTAAGGTTTAATGGGTTATTTATGTACTGCAATAACTTGTTTTTTACTCTGCTAAGTCTCTGCTACATAAATAGTGCAAATACTGTAGAACACATAGTTATTGTTCTGacaaaaatgaagaaaagaaTGAGCTAGATATGTTGAAATTGGATTGTATTGAAAACAACAATGGCTGTACAAAAGTCCCACACATGAGGCATCTGCATCTGCATGCAGTGAAACAAAACAATAATGACACAAAGTGCCAGGCATCTTCATGTAGTCCCACATCATTGCTTACTGTAGTGCATAGAACATCAAGATTTTAATTGGCTCCAAGTATAGTGAACATAGAAAAAAATGAAACCATTGTCGACTTTGAGAATTTGCAGTAACATTCTTCTTCTGCTTTGCAGTATTATGTCTTTAAATGCCGCGCAGTCTTAGTTTCGTCTCTGCAGTGAACTGCAGCGTACCTGTGTTGTACTGCGGGTCTTAATGCACCTGTTGCAGTCTATGTTCCTTCTTTTTTGCAGTCTCGGACCTTATTCACGGTGAAAAGAGAATATAGAAAGATGTGGTAACTTGAATTGCTGCAGTGTACCTGTGTTGTGATGTAGGTATTAACTACTGTAATGTACCTGTTGCAGTCTCATACCTTATTGGCAAAGGCCAAACAGTTCTGCAAACTTAAGCTCTCTCATAGAAGCAGTGGGAAGAGGAGAGCATTGGGAACAAGAGAGCAGTGATCTTAAGAAGAGCGGGGCAGGTATTTATTTTACACTAATAGCAGATGAGGTTCTCAGTTAATTAACAAGACAAACACACAAGAAGCTTGAGAGAGAAAATACTGTATGAAATTGCAAATTGCTAGTGGAGGAAGTACCAACGGAGTTGAAACTAGCAAAAGATACATAAGCATGTTAAAAATATCATGAACACAAATGAAGAGACCCTGAACTAAAAAGCAGAAGTTATCATTTGCATCCAGTGCTCATTTACtccaaagatgaaaaataaaaataaaaatagttgTGCAATACTGTATTTTTAACTGTCCGTTCCAATTTCCCTACCATAGTTGCATTTCCCCATCGTACAGACAATAACTTCTTGGCCTTGGACGAGATTTGCTGGAGTAGTCAATTATCTTAATTCCAGCCATGtgcaacattaaaaaaaaaaattcacctgGAAAGGAAAAATGAGAAAAGATGTGTCTTCAGAAGCTTCTTGTGCACCACAAGAAAAGAAGCATTTTGCTTGAAACCGTTTTTACTATGAATGGAAGTACTGCAATAAGGGTGTCATATACAGTAAGCTAACATCACATATACCCATATATGGATCCACGAAAgcatgaaaattttcatttagTTTAAGGGTGTTCAAGTACAAAAGAAAATTATGGACACAGTTATGAAAAGAAAAACTAGAAAAATGTAAAGTGACaggcatttttttttttgttaataaagAAAGGATACCATTGATAAGATTAGCAACCAAAACGGCAGCTAAACGCCATACAAACAGTCATGGTTACAAAGCTATAAGACTTAGCAGGAAGAACAAACCCAATCAAAAAGAGAAAACAAAGATCTGGGAGGCATTAGTTGTTTCTTAATCAAAAAAAATTGGGTAAATATATCTTCAACATCTCATCAGTTACTTGTTGACGAGCCTGAGCCGTATTCTCAAAACCATCTTCTCTTGGCGGCAAATTTACATCAATCTCTCCACTCACTCTTCTTGTTGGTCGACCATATGGAGTAACTTAATAATATCGTAGAAGAGTGCGAGCCAAAGACAGTAGATAATCTAGCATATCCTCATCCATGGTGTTTGAAAAGATGAAAATGAACTTTCTTTTGTTGAAGCAGAAGTTGAAGAGATGATAAATGAAGAAGTAACCAACATAGAGTATATATTCTCCATGGAGCAGATTACAATGAGAAGTAATTTTTTCTCCGTTGATTACTATGAGAATTAATTCTCTAGTGTGATTCCAATGCAGGGGTATATTAGCGAAAATTGGGGAAAAAACTAAAACTATCATCTAATTTTGAACAcaaaaaaaatcctaaacaccAAGTCAatcggaacggagggagtatgtggTTTTGGATAAGGGTTACAAAGTTAACTGTAATAAAGTGTTAGGTGCTAGGTGGATCGTCTGGTTTAGTGTGAAGATCAACCGGTTACTATTCAATGTAGAAGGAGCAATTCTTACCCATCAGGTGCTTGATGGTACGTCTGTGGCTATACATGTATTAGAGCTTTGCTTTGTTTGCACCCAAATTAATATTAGGTCAGTCATATTTGACCAAAAGTCATCTTTCCCCAAACCATATtagctttccctataacaaaaatctaAATTATATGACGACTAGAAGCTTGAGAATATACCTGTTGAGTATACCTGGAAATTTGATTTtcctgtcaaaaaaaaaaaaagaaaagaaaagtataCCTGGAAACCACCTAGGTGTGAACATTGTTCTGTTTGTGGTCATACTAGTGGTCCTTGTGcctactgtagatggggaaaaacgatttgctgatttttaaggaattgaggagacgaccgtacggagaagactcctcgaaccgagcaaaatgttaaacctcacacagatgcaccgctgcaaaggaggtgctttagattcaagagatcaatctgtagtactccggcctaaatcaagacaatgaccgttccagagtaaattcggtcacaagagaggatgggttgatctgtaggagggaagctgggaaatgtgtggaatcaatggtaatcaaagattgtgggtgtatgaattctgaatatgataaactctgaatgattgaaattgctcaattgagagtagttgctcaattgatgagttgatgatctcgtgttgtcaatgagacgtgagattgatgatactgttgatgctgatgattcaatcatgattcagagacttatttatattgctggaattttagacaccatgactccatgaagtgtgacagttgatggaatcaaggagtggggaagtggggatcgtgtttgaaaccagttgctcaacatgtggagacttggtcgattttccacccactacctcgtgaattccttcaactgattgcacgacttgctcacattccatcgtgtgtttgaacacacgtgccgtagaccgccataccaaaaccctaagtgatatccccccaaagtgacacgattgacgtctcgtggtatgttagtcaattgatgacttcgtggtttgatgggacaatgagtccatgtagttgctgagttgaacatgatgttctgaaactcatgaattgaacatgtcatgagacagaggtatagttcttacgatgaagtgagcaagtattgctcattcgatggatcgttgaatattgattgttgaaccaatattccttggtttgagcaaatatttatcatctgagcaagtgttgctcatgtgatgaattgttgaatatttgatcgtctgagcatgtgttgctcatctgatggattattggcagtgtaccaaaaatattaattagaatactggtcgttgaaccgagcataattaataaaattaatgaccatgaggtcgtcgtaaaattattaaggttggaatctggaatgatgatccttggattcagaaaccctaatttgatcaattgatgatcaattcatggttcgtcagaagtttaaccatgggacgagggagggagcgactacatgggaccgtggatcaaccatgtagtgttcatatgatcacgtgagcaaatacaaagaactcctgaagagtttacgatttgttggtgaaagaatgattaaatgctggtttaatcatttattcgcaaatgctcgtctgagccttaggtgagaaaacctaattaattatgacggagtgagggaccgaccatagggtcatgaaaccggccctgggtagtcacgtgaccgcctgatgatcacttcatgaaaatccaaagtgtttggaagagtcttggacctaatacatgcaattgtgcaaattaggtcaaaactgtgaaacttgatgggaccggcttctgtaagccaaagagccaatcttggtcggtaaagatagcgtgctcgtgtccccaaggtgtctgcgtctcagtcctgagaattttgatattttctggcgtgcaattgagcatccattcgagaaaatatgccaaaattagggtttcgacgaaactgagggaAACACCACGAGataatggaaaataattataaaataaggaataaggaggcgtgggaccgccgaggccaaggcatggtcggccggtcgtgaccacggtcccgtggtgccattttccttaatttcataatattttttatgattttatgaagaattcatgaattttaagaaatttgatgaatttagggagtttccatgaattgaaggagttttcatgagttcaaggaagaaaaaaaatattaaaataataaaaacacgggtgtgtgggaccgtgggaatttttcctaatttgagagaaatactatgaaattaaggaatttgatgaattcaaggaaaaaaaaaaaaacaaggggcgtgtgggaccggctagggcatggccggccggctagtggcccggtcccacaagttttcataattttatttattatttgatgatttgtgcaaaataccatgaaatcaaagagttttttcatgaaattagagaaataataataataataaaataatgaggaactgtgaggtgtgggaccggctgggaccaaggcatggccggttggccaacggtcatgccccacacttctttccttaattttatattattttttacgaatttatgaaaataccatgaaaccgaggagtttccttgagacgaatgagatttgataaaatgagagaattttcatcaaatcatggaaaataataaaaatgcattaaaaatataaaactggcgtgggattgaccatgacacggtcggtcggtcgtgtgtccgtgctcccagcaccctggtcaatatttttaattatttattattttcttccctattttgcataggttcatcgtttcgttgtattttgaaatactcgttcgtgcggtgactgttagtgtatcgtcgttgaatacaccttcaccatttgaatcggggcttacttagaggtatctcagacgcccggttgttgattatttattactaattgtggaattcggtggagaataattcacaaaactgagtaataagatgtttattattaattcataagatcagatgaggattcgactacgaattcagaataataagtgagcattaccattccatgggatcgtagattcaaccatagaatcggagtaattaagatttatctattaccat contains:
- the LOC113334008 gene encoding uncharacterized protein LOC113334008, translating into MAESERRDMNFDGEGSKKKNQPRLSQTSPTETTKMKTEKIKGSPELMASARKEGEEEERTLLGFSENGEYRKENIKGDIYRMKCLDRQQRMDISMENTQAYLSLSNSVVEETSDEEVVSNTSDEDAVPSDDDMVLNNPIIRTSRELKNEERLGIYQYLLTHSNNERVERGSIQRVATIFKTSVSIVSRIWNRSKENQNPNMPADVSSRKPTRVGRKRVEIDRDRVLAVPLNRRTCLCTLAAEIEMSTTTLHRRVKEGKVKPHTSAVRPALKDDGKIKRLNYCIDMLDTSTFDSKPMFKDMYDYVHIDEKWFNMTKISQRYYLLPDEPKPHRECQKRFIPKIMFTAAVARPQYDSSGNLIFDGRIGIWAMVKVPAARNSKNRKAGTLETKPIDPVDKKVLMEFLIGKVLPAIRAKWPTGNTRTIYIQQDNAKPHISKDDRKI